From the genome of Thermosynechococcus sp. NK55a:
TAAAATTTGGGAATTATCAATCCCCAGCTTTGCCGGGGAAATCATTCGCCGTTGCCACTTTCCTGTAATCTATTTTCCGCCCGCTGGTCGCTAATTGATTAAAGGATGGGGCAGCAAAACTACCCCAAGGAGTTTAATCGGGAGCCAAGACCTAGCTAATCGTCACTTCGCGGGGTTCCTCAGGAGCGGCGGCCTTTGCTGCTTTTTGCTCCATCATTTCTGAGCGCGCTTCGGCAACCAAGTCCTGGAAAGACTCACTGGCTTCGGCGATCGCCGTCTGGGCTTTCTCATAGGTTTCAAACGCCCACATCAAACCTGATTTTGCCGCATT
Proteins encoded in this window:
- a CDS encoding DUF5132 domain-containing protein, whose protein sequence is MELEALLLGLEPLAVLALGVGAVAVAPVVGAVDSMTGHNLAEQARNAAKSGLMWAFETYEKAQTAIAEASESFQDLVAEARSEMMEQKAAKAAAPEEPREVTIS